Sequence from the Elusimicrobiaceae bacterium genome:
CTTTTGCCAGGATATTTTTCTAATTGAACAGACCAGTCTTTATTAGATCCCGTATCATCATAATTAGATGTGAGAAAACTTGTATTTTCTGTCCATGGAATTTGTATGCTTAAATCACTAAATGATTTTGCATATTCTCCATTTTCTAAATAATATATTTCATCTGCTTCGCCTAATGATTTAAGTAAAGTTAATCCTTCCGTAGCTTTTGCTTTTTCTACGGCTTTTGTATATTGCGGTAAAGCTATCGCGGTAAGTATACCGATAATTAGCACCACAACTAATAATTCAATAAGGGTAAAACCTTGTC
This genomic interval carries:
- a CDS encoding prepilin-type N-terminal cleavage/methylation domain-containing protein, which encodes MKQRQGFTLIELLVVVLIIGILTAIALPQYTKAVEKAKATEGLTLLKSLGEADEIYYLENGEYAKSFSDLSIQIPWTENTSFLTSNYDDTGSNKDWSVQLEKYPGKSIFMARISGKYQGTGFVYFLDRPETQLKPHNHTIVCMERPAATPFIFSSAFGKGDYCTKLFNGKLIFDDSWTRFYSLP